The Athene noctua chromosome 3, bAthNoc1.hap1.1, whole genome shotgun sequence genome includes a region encoding these proteins:
- the CSNK1E gene encoding casein kinase I: protein MELRVGNKYRLGRKIGSGSFGDIYLGANIATGEEVAIKLECVKTKHPQLHIESKFYKMMQGGVGIPSIKWCGAEGDYNVMVMELLGPSLEDLFNFCSRKFSLKTVLLLADQMISRIEYIHSKNFIHRDVKPDNFLMGLGKKGNLVYIIDFGLAKKYRDARTHQHIPYRENKNLTGTARYASINTHLGIEQSRRDDLESLGYVLMYFNLGSLPWQGLKAATKRQKYERISEKKMSTPIEVLCKGYPSEFSTYLNFCRSLRFDDKPDYSYLRQLFRNLFHRQGFSYDYVFDWNMLKFGAARNPEDMDRERREHEREERMGQLRGSATRALPPGPPAGATANRLRNVTEPMASTPTSRIQQSGNTSPRAISRVDRERKVSMRLHRGAPANVSSSDLTGRQEVSRISASQTSVPFDHLGK, encoded by the exons ATGGAGCTTCGAGTGGGGAACAAATACCGACTTGGCAGAAAGATTGGCAGCGGTTCGTTTGGAGACATATACCTAG GAGCCAATATTGCGACTGGTGAAGAGGTGGCCATCAAACTGGAATGTGTCAAAACCAAGCATCCCCAGCTCCACATTGAAAGCAAGTTCTACAAGATGATGCAGGGAGGAG TGGGCATCCCCTCCATTAAGTGgtgcggagcagagggggacTATAATGTGATGGTGATGGAGCTCTTGGGGCCTAGCCTAGAAGATCTCTTCAACTTCTGTTCCCGCAAATTTAGTCTCAAGACGGTTCTGCTCCTGGCAGACCAGATG ATCAGCCGTATTGAGTACATTCATTCCAAGAACTTCATCCACCGGGATGTGAAGCCAGACAACTTTCTTATGGGCCTCGGCAAAAAAGGCAACCTAGTATACATCATTGATTTTGGTTTGGCTAAGAAGTACCGAGATGCCCGGACCCACCAGCACATCCCTTACCGGGAAAACAAGAATCTGACTGGCACAGCCCGTTATGCCTCTATCAACACCCATCTGGGAATCG AACAAAGTCGCCGTGATGACCTGGAGAGCCTGGGCTACGTGCTCATGTATTTCAACCTGGGCTCACTGCCCTGGCAGGGCCTCAAGGCTGCCACCAAGCGCCAAAAGTACGAGAGGATCAGCGAGAAAAAGATGTCAACGCCCATTGAGGTGCTCTGCAAAGGTTACCCTT CTGAGTTCTCGACATACCTCAACTTCTGCCGCTCGCTGAGATTTGATGATAAACCTGACTACTCGTACCTGCGGCAGCTCTTCCGCAACCTCTTCCACCGCCAAGGCTTCTCCTACGACTACGTCTTTGACTGGAACATGCTTAAATTT GGAGCAGCCCGGAACCCTGAGGATATGGATCGGGAGCGGCGAGAGCACGAACGAGAAGAGAGGATGGGGCAACTCCGGGGGTCAGCCACACGAGCACTGCCCCCTGGCCCGCCTGCTGGAGCCACTGCCAACCGTCTTCGCAATGTCACTGAGCCCATGGCCTCCACCCCCACCTCCCGAATCCAGCAGTCTG GAAACACGTCCCCCAGAGCAATCTCAAGAGTGGACAGGGAGCGAAAGGTCAGCATGAGGTTACACCGAGGGGCTCCTGCCAATGTCTCCTCATCTGACCTCACAGGACGGCAAGAAGTGTCACGGATTTCAGCATCACAG ACAAGTGTGCCATTTGATCACCTTGGGAAGTGA